From the genome of Sediminibacter sp. Hel_I_10:
TTAGCATCTATGCCAAAGGTATTGTAAGGTTTTAGAGAAACGTCTTTTCTTATATCCATTAGTCTTTATAAACCTTCAAGGCCTCTTTTAAAATCCCTACCGCTTTTATTAAGCTTTCTTTTTTAAGAACATAGGCGATTCTAATTTGATTGTTGCCAACTCCCTTTGTAGAGTAAAAACCACCAGCTGGAGCTACCATGACTGTTTCATCATTAATATCAAATGATTCTAGGAGCCATTGCGCAAAAGCATCGGCATTTTTTATAGGAAGCTCTGCAATACAGTAAAAAGCACCTTTGGGCTTAGCTACTTTAACGCCTTCAATTTTTTCAAGTTCTTGTATAAGTAGATTACGTCGTTCGGTATATTCTGCAATCACATCATCAAAGTAAGATTGAGGTGTATCAAGAGCTGCTTCGCTAGCAATCTGTGCAAGCGTAGGAGGGCTCAATCTTGCTTGGGCAAATTTCATGGCTGTTTTAATCACCTCTTTATTTCTTGACACCATATATCCAATTCTTGCACCACACATACTGTAACGCTTAGATACAGAATCAATCATGATAGCATGATTCTTTAAACTCTCTTCTTGCATTATGGAGTAAAAGGCATTTCCATCGTAGACAAATTCTCTATACACTTCATCAGCAATCAAGAAAAGATCATGTTTGATTACGATTTTGGCCAGTTTTTGAATTTCTTCTTTTGAATATAAATAACCTGTAGGATTCCCTGGGTTACAAATAAGAATTGCTTTTGTTTTTGGCGTGATCAGTTTTTCGAACTCTTCTATTGCCGGTAAAGCAAAATTATCTTCAATCTTAGAAATTACAGGAACAACGTTTATGTTAGAAGCCGTTGAAAACCCATTGTAATTTGCGTAAAAAGGTTCAGGAATTATGATTTCATCGTCAGTGTCCATGATGCTTCCAAACGTAAAAAGCAAGGCCTCGCTTCCTCCAGTAGTTACAATAATGTCATCATGATCAACATGGATGTCATTTTTCGCATAATAGGCTGCTATTTTTTTTCTATATCCCTCAGATCCTTCAGATCGTGTATAGGCTAAGATGTCTAGGGAGTGCACACGTATGGCATCTAATGCCAATTCTGGAGTTTTAATATCTGGTTGACCAATATTTAAATGGTAAACGGTTTTACCATTTTTATATGCCTGCTCGGCAAAGGGCACTAATTTACGAATTGGTGATTCGGGCATTAATTGCCCTTTTTGAGAAATTTTTGGCATAACGTCATTTTAGACTGTAAAGTTCAGAAATTTATATCAAACGCCTAAATAATAACGTATATTTTAAGATCAATTTCGTATCTTGTTAGAGACGCTTTTGAAACTCACTACAACATACTGTATTTCCTTTTTCTTGCTCATTTTTGGGATGACACATTGTTTCTCTCAAAAGGACTTTAATCTTCCAAGAAAAGATTCCGATAAGATAAGGTTTGAGCTTATCAATAACTTGATTGTTTTGCCAGTCTCACTCAATGGCGTAGAGTTATCTTTTATCTTAGATTCTGGTGTGAGTAAACCTATTCTTTTTAACATTACCAATACCGACTCTCTTCAAATAAATGAAGTAGAGACAATGTTCTTACGAGGTCTCGGGGGAGGTGAGTCAGTAAGAGCATTAAAATCTAGGAACAATTTCTTTAAAATTGGAGATGCTGTTAATGTCAACCAAGATATTTTTGTGATTTTTGATCAAGGTATCAATTTTACACCCAGATTGGGAGTCCCTGTTCACGGTATTATTGGTTTTGATCTTTTTAAAAATTTTATTGTAGAGATTAACTACAAATCAAAATTTTTAAAACTGCACAAGCCAGAGTTGTATACGTATCGTAACTGCAGAAGATGTGAAACCTTTAATTTGACCTTTTATAACGATAAGCCTTATATTGATGGTCAAGTTGAAATTGAAGGAAAAACACAATCGGTAAAGTTGCTAATAGATTCTGGCAGTACAGATGCTCTGTGGTTATTTGAAAACGACAGCTTAGGGTTAATGCCTGTTAAAACACTACAGTTTGATGATTTTCTGGGAAGAGGCCTTAGTGGTAATGTCTACGGTAAGCGCTCAAAGGTTGATGCGTTTAGCTTGGGTGGCTTTCGACTAGAGAATGTAAACGCTGCTTTTCCAGATTCGACGTCAATTAGTTTTGCTAGAAAATTTGAGGAACGTAGTGGCAGTCTTTCTGCAGAAATTTTAAAACGATTCCATGTCGTTATGGATTATCCCAATGCTAAAATTACATTAAGGAAAAATGGCAATTTTAAGTCTGAGTTCCGGTATGATCGTAGTGGGATTGTTTTGGAGCAAAGAGGAATGCGCGTTGTGAGAGAGAAGTATGAAAAGCAGACTTTTGACAGTTACGGAAGGAAAAATGATGATAATCTTACGGTGTCAACTTCAGAATCATATCGTTTTAAGTTAGAGCCAGCTTATAAAATTGTTGAGTTACGATCAGGATCACCTGCAGAACGAGCGGGTTTAATTGTCAATGATATCGTCTTGGCTATTAATGGAAAGTCTACGCACACCATGTCTTTGCAAGAAGCCATGGAATATTTTCAAAGAGACATTGGAAAGACCATTAATTTGAACATCGAAAGAGAGCAGACGTTCTTGAAAATTCAATTCAAATTAGAAGACCCTTTTAAACAAAAAAAACTCCCATAATAGGGAGTTTTATATAGATGTGCTTTAGAACGACTATTGTTCCATAACACTTTTATCCTTTTTTTCAAGAACGCTGGTTTTGTTTGAATCTACTACCAAACCTTTAATTTTTAAAGCAACGGTTGGAGTTTCAGCATTTGATGTTACCGTAATTGTCTTTCTTATAGGATTAACACGATTTGTGTCATACTTTACAGAAATCTCGCCAGTTTTTCCAGGCATAATCGGATCTTTTGGCTTTTGAGGCACGGTACATCCGCAAGTTGATTTCACATTAGATATAATTAAAGGCGCATTGCCAGTATTTGTAAATTCGAAAACTCGAACGCCATCTGCTCCTTTTTCAATTGTTCCGTAGTCAATGACATCGGTTTTAAATTCAATTTTTGCAACTTTTTCTTGTGCGTAAGTACTTAAACTAAAGAGCGCTACACATAAAATTAGGGCTAATTTTTTCATCATTCTAGATTTAAATTGATTATCAAAATTACTTACTTTTTGCGATTTTCCAAAATTATTTAGATATATGGGTTAACATTAACATCAATAATGATATCTGCGATATAATGTTAGTCTATAATTTCAGTAAAAAAGAATTATAAGTACTTTTGTACAATATAGCAATAACCTTACCAAAGCATGGAAATTCCTTCAAAATATTCAGCATCAACAGTAGAAAACAAATGGTATGACTACTGGATGGAGCATAATTTCTTTCATTCTGAACCAGATGAAAGAGAGCCTTATACCATTGTAATCCCACCGCCAAATGTCACAGGTGTTCTGCATATGGGGCATATGCTCAATAATACCATACAAGATGTGTTAATACGTCGGGCGCGTTTACAAGGAAAAAATGCGTGTTGGGTACCAGGTACAGATCATGCGTCCATTGCTACAGAAGCAAAAGTTGTAGCAAAACTAAGAGCAGAAGGTATCGATAAAAACGATTTGTCTCGAGAAGAATTTTTAAAACATGCTTGGGATTGGACCGAAGAATACGGTGGCGTGATTTTAGAGCAGCTTAAAAAATTGGGCTGTTCTTGTGACTGGGAGCGCACTAAGTTTACGATGGATGATGACATGAGCGAAGCCGTTATCAAAGTATTTATAGATCTATACAATAAAGGACTTATTTATAGAGGTTTCCGTATGGTAAACTGGGACCCTGAGGCTAAGACCACATTATCTGATGAAGAGGTGATCCACGTGGAGCGTACGGATAAATTATACTATGTAAAGTATAAAATTCAGGATGATGATGGTTATGTTACTATAGCAACAACACGGCCAGAAACCATTCTGGGGGATACTGCTATTTGCGTAAATCCCGAAGATGAGCGTTATGCACATCTCAAAGGAAAACATGTTATTGTACCTATTTGTAATAGAGTTGTACCAATTATTCAAGATGATTATGTGGATATTGAGTTTGGTACTGGCTGTTTAAAAATTACACCAGCTCACGATGTTAATGATAAAGAAATCGGAGATCGCCATAATTTGGAGGTTATTGATATTCTAAATGATGATGCCACTTTAAATAGCTTCGGAATGCATCATGAAGGAAAAGATAGAGTTGCAGCCCGCATGGCAATTGCCAAAGAATTAGAGGAGATGTCTATTTTGGTTAAAACTGAAGACATCACCCATAAGGTGGGAACCTCAGAACGTACAAAGGCAGTTATTGAGCCAAGATTGTCTGATCAGTGGTTTCTTAAAATGAAGGAACTCGCAGAACCTGCTATTAAGGCTGTTTTAGAAGATGAAGAGGTGAAATTATTTCCAAAACGATTTAATAACACCTATAGACATTGGATGGAAAATATTCGCGATTGGAACATCTCCAGACAGTTACTCTGGGGGCAACAAATCCCGGCTTATTATTATGGTGATGGTAAAGATGATGTTGTGGTAGCTGAAACTATCGAGGAAGCAGTGACATTGGCCAACCAAAAACAATCAGCGAAAATAGGGAATCAAAATAGGCTTTTGACTGCTGAAGATTTGACCCAAGATAAAGATGCCCTAGATACTTGGTTCTCATCATGGCTTTGGCCAATGAGTGTTTTTGATGGTATAAGACATCCAGACAATGAAGAAATCAACTATTATTACCCTACCAATGATTTAGTGACTGGGCCAGATATTTTATTTTTCTGGGTAGCACGTATGATTGTAGCTGGTTACGAGTACAGAGACGAAAAACCGTTTGAGAATGTCTATTTAACCGGGTTGGTTCGCGACAAGCAACGTCGAAAAATGTCCAAATCACTAGGGAATTCGCCAGACGCCTTAGAATTAATTGAGAATTATGGTGCAGATGGTGTGCGAGTTGGTCTATTATTAAGTTCGGCAGCAGGTAATGACCTGATGTTTGATGAAGATTTATGTAATCAAGGTAAAGGTTTTGCCAATAAAATATGGAATGCTTTCAGACTTGTTCAGGGTTGGGAAGTTGCTGATATTGAGCAACCAGAATCGTCTCAAATTGCTCTAGAATGGTATGAGCATAAGTTTCAAAGCGCCTTAGCCGAAATTGAAGATCATTATAGTAAATACCGACTCTCAGATGTGCTGATGACCGCTTATAAATTGGTTTGGGATGATTTCTGTTCGTGGTTGTTAGAAATGATCAAGCCCGCTTATCAACAACCTATTGATAAAAAATCATTTGAAAGTATCATTGCCATCTTTGAGAACAACTTAAAGATATTGCATCCGTTCATGCCGTTCTTAACTGAAGAAATTTGGCATTTTATCAAAGAGCGTACCCCTGAAAATGCATTGATTGTTTCTCAATATCCAAAACTAACGACTTTTGATGCGGCACTTATTTCAGATTTTGAAACAGTTAAAGCTATTGTTTCAGGAATTAGGACCGTTAGAAAAGAAAAGAATATTGCGTTTAAGGATGCCATTGAATTGATGGTGTTAAACAATGAAAACCTCGATGATAAGTACAATTCGGTAATTTCTAAACTAGGTAACATATCAAATTTGACTGTAGTTTCAGAGCCTGTTGATGGCGCTTTAACCTTCAGGGTAATGTCTAATGAATATTTTATACCCATTTCTGGAGCCATTGATGTTGAGGCTGAAATAGAGAAGCTATCTGAAGAATTAAAATATACCCAAGGATTTTTAAAATCGGTTCAAGGAAAACTCAAAAATGAACGTTTTGTCAATAACGCACCAGATCAAGTGGTAGAAGCAGAGCGTAAAAAGGAAGCCGATGCAAAGGCTAAGATTGAAACATTACAGGCTAGTTTAAATAGTTTAAAATAGATGGAAAAATCAAGTTTGAGAGGTGTTGCTTCTCAAACTTGATCTCTATTTCAAGTAACAAAGCATTCCTATTGATTTAAAAGTTACCACTCATTAATCTTATTGCTATCCAACTTTACAAAAATAAACAGTAAAATGGTAAAGCCCCAGAGTCCTGAGCCGCCATAACTAAAAAAGGGAAGAGGGATACCAACCGTTGGGATTAATCCCATGACCATTCCAGTATTGATCGTAAAATGTATAAATAATATAGAAGCCACGGCGTAGCCATACACTCGGCTAAATTGCGATTTTTGACTTTCAGCAAGAAAAAGGACTCTTATAATCAAGGTCATAAATAATACCACTACCAAGGCGCTACCTAAAAAGCCCCATTCTTCTCCAACGGTACTAAATATATAATCGGTGTGCTGTTCTGGTACAAACTTTCCAGTGGTTCGTGTGCCTTCTAAAAACCCTTTGCCAGAAAATCCACCGGAGCTGATGGCCTTTTCAGATTGAATGAGGTTATAAGCCTCTTCCTTTTTCATTAGCTCTAATTTCAACGGATCTTTCTCTAAACGCAACCATAGGCTAATTCGGTTTTGTTGATGAGGTTTAAGTCCATTTTCGTAAAATAATTTTACACTATAAGCAAAACTGACGGAAACGATGAGGAGCAAAATGCTGTGTAATAATGCTTGTCTTTTTTTTCTTCTATATAAGTAGATGCAAAAGAGTACAATAAAGGCCATTGCGGCGGTCACTAAAATTCCAAATTTTAACGCTACAATAGCTAAAATAATTATAGATATCGCAATGCTCAAATAGATTTGCTGAAGGCCTTCTCTGTAGAATACAAAAAAGAAGGCGGCGTAAACCAATGTTGAGCCAGCATCATTTTGAAGTAAAATCAATGCGGCAGGTAGTATGATAAGACCCACGGCTTTAAGCTGATCTTTCATGGTGGACATATTGGTCTGTAGATCGCTCATATATTTAGCTACAGCCAAGGCCGTAGCAAATTTGGCAAACTCGCTAGGTTGAATGGTCATGCTGCCTATGCCATACCAAGAGCGGGCGCCGTTCACATCTTTTCCAAAGATAAATAGCCCCACTAAAGACAACATGGCTACGATGTAGATAATACTGGCAAAGCGTTCATAAAATTTAGCTTCTACAGATAGAATTAAAACAATCAAAATAACCGTGAGACCTATAAACATGAGGTGTTTGCCATAGAGTTGATTGAGGTCAAAGTAACTCGTAACCTCTCCAACGTGCGAAGCCGACAATATGTTAACATACCCAAAGCCAACGAGCAATAAGAATAAAATAATGGTCAGCCAATCAAATCGAAATCCTCTATCTGTTTCTCTTAGCATAATTAGCTATCTGGGGTATTTGAACCTAAAGGTATGGATGTATTCGGGTCAAGGTTGCTTTTAACATTAGGGACCACCTGTAATTGGGTTTGACCATTAATGTTAAACGGTTGACCAGAGTAAGGTTTGGCGTACTCATTTTCTAGACTGTGGGTTAAAATCCAATCTTCCATATCGGTTCTGGTGATGTAGCCCTTGATGTATTTTTCAATCATTAAACTCGCCATACGCCCGGCAAATCGACTGCCCCAATAACCGTTTTCAACAAAAACGGCAATGGCTATTTTTGGATTATCTTTAGGGGCAAAGGCCACAAAAATAGAATGATCTGTCAATTGTGTTTTTACGCTATCAATTTTAACAAAGTTCTCTGCCGTTCCTGTTTTTCCGCAAATGTCTATTCCTGGAATTTGTAGAAATGTAGCGGTTCCTTTATTGTAAACATCAAACATGCCTTGAACAACAGGTTCAAAATGACGTTTCTCTATAGTGGTATATCTCGGTTTAGTATATTTACTATCAATAGTGTCTCCCTCTATGGATTTTATGATATGTGGCGTATAAAAATAACCTCTATTACCTATGGCCGCCGCCATATTTGCTAGTTGAATAGGTGTTGTTTCAACTTCACCCTGCCCAATGGCATTAGATACAATGTAGGTGGAGCCCCACCGATTATCACCGTAAGCACGGTCATAATAATCACCGTCGGGAATACGACCCTTTCTACCAATCTTTAAATCATAGCCTAAATAATTACCAAGTCCAAAACTCTTGGCATGGTCGCTCCATACGTTCATGCCTTTACCGGCGTCATCATATTTATCAATGATTCTTCGGTAGACGTTTACAAAGTACGCATTACATGATTGGGCAATACCGGCATTCATGTTAACCGGACTTGGGTGATGGTGACAACCTGTAAGGCGTCTGCCATTATAATAATAACCTTGTCTGCAAACAAAACGCTCCTCTGTGTCTACAACACCTTCTTGTAACCCAATAAGAGCATTCATGACTTTAAATGGTGATCCTGGAGGATACTGCGCTAATAAAGTTCTATCATATAACGGTTTGGCAATGGTGTCAAAATGTAATTTGGTGTAGTTTTTAGAACGGCTTCTACCCACTAATAAGTTAGGATCATAACTAGGCCCAGAGACCATGGCTAAAATCTCTCCTGAGCTCGGATCTATAGCAATGATTCCGCCTCTTTTATTAGTCATGAGTAACTCACCATATTCTTGCAACTTGGCATCAATAGTAATGGTAATGTCCTTTCCTGGCTGGGGTAACGTATCATAAATGCCTTCTTTATAAGGGCCAATGTTCTTATTAAAACGGTCTTTTTGAATAAATTTGACGCCTTTAACACCGCGTAAGATGGTCTCATAAGACGTTTCAACACCTTGTTTGCCTATGAGGTCACCTAAGTTATAATAAGGTTGCTCTTGGATGGTACGTTGATTGACCTCCCCTAAATCACCAAGCACGTTGGCGCCAATAGAGGTCTGGTAATCTCTAAGCGAACGCTTTTGGATGTAAAATCCTTCGAATTTTCGCATTTTTTCTTGAAGCGCCGCATAATCTTTTTTAGAAAGTTGAGGTACAAAAGGAGAGGGCAACCATGGAGAGTAGTGGTAAGCTCGTTCATAGATACGTTTAAAATCGGCTTTTGTGATTTTTAATAATCTGCAGAATTCTAAGGTATCTAAAGGTTGTACTTCTTGCGGTATCACCATGACATCGTAAGAGGGCTGATTGGCGACTAACAGCTCTCCGTTTCTGTCATAGACATACCCTCGCTTAGGATAGTCATAAACCTTTCTAATGGCATTATCCTCGTAAAGACTGTTTACTGGCTCTATATAGACCTGAAGGTAGAACAATCTTGCTATAAACACGATGCCTACAGTAAGAACGGTAATTAAGAGTAAAAGTTTTCTCATCGTTGTTTGCTACTAAATAGTATTGAAATCAATACACAAAGTATGATAGTAAAAATACTTGAGAATAACGTTTTTTGGAGAATTAAAATTATATCAGAAACGTTAAATATTTCTAAGAAAAACATCAGGAAATGATGTACGATTATAAGGGCCGAAAAGTAGACTAATCGGTTACTAAGATCAGTATTGCTGAACTTTATATTTTGATATTCGTAAACGGTTCCGAAGGAAAATTTAAGCATGGGCGGCCTAATAAAAGCCATGGCAACACTTGCGGCTGCATGTACACCTCCAGAATCTGAAAACAGATCAACCATAAGACCTAACATAAAGCTTAAGAACACAAAAAGTGTTCTATCGTTTTTAACAGGATAGAGAAGAATAAACAGCACGTAAGGATAGGGATTCACGCTTCCCATAAAGTTAACGTGATTAAATACGATGGCCTGTGCTAAGATCAACACAACAAACCTGAAGATGCTATTGAGATTTAGGCTATTCATCTATCGGGTTTTCAAGTTGTCTAATTTCCGCAGCGTCTATGTTCTTAATCACATACGCATGTGCTAGACTCGTCATGTCGTTAAAAAGACTTACGGTAATTGTGTAGGTGTCTCCTCCAGGATCTAAAACAAAACTATCAATTTTTCCTATGGGAATTCCTTTTGGAAAAATGGCAGATTGTCCGCCTGTAGTAATGGTATCTCCTTGTTTTACAGGTGCAAATTTTGAAACGTCAATCATTTGAACCACTTGTGGCGACTTACCGTTCCAAGTCAGGGAACCAATATGATCGGTTGATTTTAGTTGGGCATTGATCTTGCTTTTGGTATTGAGAACAGACAGTACTCGCGCATAGTTTTTGGAGGTATTGTCAATAATTCCCACAATGCCTTTTGAGGTAATCACCCCAAGATCTTCGGTAACGCTATCGTTTTTGCCAACATTTATAGTCAAATAATTTTTGGTATTACTATAGTTGTTGTTGATGACACGGGCGCTTCTAAACTCATATACGCCACTATAAGAGGTGCTGTCTAAAAAGGCGGTGTTCTCTTCTAGAGAATCGTTATTGTTATAAAGTTGCTGGCGTAACCGACTGTTTTCTTCAACTAAGATGTCATTTTGTTCTCTTAGATTAAAATAGCCTGTAATGTCATCTGCACTTTCATAAACACCGCCAGTTAAAAAGTTAGCGGAGTTAATAAATTTGCTTTTATGATAGGAGTGTGACTGGATTGTCAAACCTAGAGAAATCCCAAACAACAGCAGAAACAGAAGGAATACTTTGTTTCTAATTACAAAATTGATGATTTGTTGCATGTTTTATGCGGGTCTTCTTTCTTGAGTTTATTTAATCAATACACTCTTAAATTTAGGAAGGTTTTTAAGTGTAATACCAGTACCTCTAACTACGGCTCTTAATGGATCTTCGGCAATATAGACCGGGAGATCAGTTTTTTGGGATAAACGCTTATCAAGACCTCTTAGCATAGACCCTCCACCTGCAAGATAAATACCTGTATTATAGATATCGGCAGCAAGTTCTGGGGGCGTCTGGGATAGGGTTTCCATCACAGAGTCCTCAATTCTTAAAATAGATTTATCTAAGGCCTTGGCAATCTCACGGTAGGAGATTTGTACTTGTTTTGGCTTACCTGTTAAAAGGTCACGCCCTTGAACACTCATATCTTCTGGAGGAAGATCTAAATCTTCGGTAGCAGCACCAATTTGAATTTTTATTTTTTCAGCAGTGCGATCTCCTACATACAAATTATGTTGGGTACGCATGTAGTAAATAATATCATTGGTAAAGACGTCTCCAGCAACTTTTACAGACTTGTCGCAGACAATACCTCCTAAGGCAATTACTGCAATTTCAGTAGTACCACCACCTATATCAACAATCATGTTTCCCTTTGGTTGCATAATGTCAATACCAATACCAATTGCCGCAGCCATTGGCTCATGTATCAAGTAAACCTCTTTGCCATTAACACGCTCACAAGATTCTTTTACTGCGCGCATTTCAACCTCTGTAATTCCTGAAGGAATACAAACAACCATTCGTAATGCAGGGGTAAATAATTTCTTTTTTAAAGCAGGAATATTCTTGATAAACATACTGATCATTTGCTCAGAAGCATCAAAGTCTGCAATAACACCATCTTTTAAAGGGCGGATGGTTTTGATGTTTTCGTGGGTTTTACCCTGCATCATGTTTGCCTCCTTCCCGACGGCTATAATTTTACCTGAAATTCTATCTCTTGCAACTATAGATGGACTATCAACGACCACCTTGTCATTATGAATAATAAGTGTATTTGCTGTTCCTAAATCTATGGCTATTTCTTCAGTTAAGAAATCAAAAAATCCCATATGTTATGCGAGTATTGTGAGGTTGTTATTTGGCTAGTTGTAAATGTAGTAAAACTAAATAAATATTTATTGAATTATTATTTAAACTCTAATTTAATAATAGGATTAAAATTTCTAAAACAGAAATATAAAAAACCACATCAATTAGCGCTCAAGACTTAAACGTTTACATCTCGAATTTGGATGTTTTAAATTCAAAATTTTGCGTTAATTCTTGTAAAATAAGAAGCAATTCAATCTCTATTTGTGCTTTTAGTCTTTTAGTGTTTGAAATGACGTGTACCGGTCATCACCATAGACACATTGTTAGCATTACAATAGTCAATACTTAATTGATCTTTGATAGAGCCTCCTGGTTGAATAACAGAAGAAATTCCCGCATTTTTAGCGATTTCAACACAATCAGGAAACGGAAAAAAGGCATCACTCGCCATAACAGCTCCTTTTAAATCAAATTTAAAAGATTCTGCTTTATGGATGGCTTGGTTCAAAGCATCTACTCGGCTGGTTTGCCCTGTGCCACTAGCGCATAATTGTTTATTTTTTGCCAAAACAATCGTGTTTGATTTGGTATGCTTGCAAATTTTAGAGGCAAAAAGCAGGTCTTCTAATTCTCGCTCGCTCGGTTTTCCAGTCGTAGCATAAGTTAAATCCTCTACACGATCTGTTTTATGATCTTTGTCCTGAACGAGGATACCGTTTAGACAAGTTCTTACCGTTGTTTCTGCCAGCGGCGTGTCTTTCAATATTAAAAGAATTCTGTTTTTCTTTCCTTTTAAAACCTCTAAAGCTGCTTCTGAAAATTTAGGGGCAATCACCACCTCGCAAAACAAGCTATGAATTTCAGTAGCGGTAGCTTCATCAATTTCGGTATTCGCAATAAGAATACCCCCAAAGGCAGATACAGGATCACCTGCTAAAGCGTCTACATAAGCTTGGTGTATGGTTGTACGTTGGGCGAAGCCACAGGCGTTATTGTGTTTTAAGATAGCAAAAGTTGGATCTTCGCCTTTAAATTCATTGATGAGGTTAACAGCAGCATCTACATCTAACAAGTTATTGTAGCTAAGTTCTTTACCGTGAAGTTTGGTGAAGATCTCATCAAAATTTCCGAAGAAGAATCCTTTTTGGTGAGGGTTTTCACCATAGCGCAAGGTCTTACCATTATGTTCACTTATTTTTAGTGAAGCGATCTCATGGTTGGCATTAAAATAATTGAATATTGCAGCATCATAATGAGAAGACACATTGAACGATTTTGCAGCAAATTGCTTGCGATCTTCTTCTGAAGTTTCACCGTTTTTACTGGTAAGCAATTCTAAAAACGCGCTGTAGTCTTCAACTGATGACACACAAACTACATCGGCATAATTTTTAGCGGCTGCTCTAATAAGAGAAATACCTCCAATATCAATTTTTTCAATAATATCTTGATTGGATGCACCAGATGCTACCGTTTTTTCAAACGGGTATAAGTCTACAATGACCAAATCAATTTGTGGAATGTCAAACTCCTCCAATTCTTTCGCGTCACTTGCATTGTTGCCTCGGTTTAAAATACCGCCAAAAACTTTTGGGTGTAAGGTTTTAACACGACCTCCTAAGATAGAAGGATAAGATGTGATATCTTCTACAGCAACAACATCAATTCCTAAGTCTTTAATAAATTTCTCGGTGCCACCGGTGGAATATATGGTGACGTTTTGATCGTGAAGGGCCTTGACAGTTGGTTCAAGTCCATCTTTACTGAATACCGAAATTAATGCAGATTTAATAGTTTTGTTGTTGCTCATGGTGTTGTTTTGTAGTTGTGTGCTTTAGTGAATTGCAAAAATACATATTATCATAGAGTTTGAGGGAGCATGAAATGCAGTTTATTTGTCTTTTTTTGTAACAATAAAGTGTTGAAAACGTCCTATCTTTATTCTGTTAAATCTTAAAAATTTCCATGCTTGTTTATCTACGGTTATTTTCTGAAAGCTTTTCGTTTGCAATCAATGCGTTACGCACTAATAAGTTGCGTACGTTTTTATCGCTTTTAGGCATTACCATCGGGATTTTTTCAATTATTGCGGTTTTGGCCGCTGTTGATTCCTTAGATAAAAGCATCAAGGGGCAAC
Proteins encoded in this window:
- a CDS encoding pyridoxal phosphate-dependent aminotransferase, which gives rise to MPKISQKGQLMPESPIRKLVPFAEQAYKNGKTVYHLNIGQPDIKTPELALDAIRVHSLDILAYTRSEGSEGYRKKIAAYYAKNDIHVDHDDIIVTTGGSEALLFTFGSIMDTDDEIIIPEPFYANYNGFSTASNINVVPVISKIEDNFALPAIEEFEKLITPKTKAILICNPGNPTGYLYSKEEIQKLAKIVIKHDLFLIADEVYREFVYDGNAFYSIMQEESLKNHAIMIDSVSKRYSMCGARIGYMVSRNKEVIKTAMKFAQARLSPPTLAQIASEAALDTPQSYFDDVIAEYTERRNLLIQELEKIEGVKVAKPKGAFYCIAELPIKNADAFAQWLLESFDINDETVMVAPAGGFYSTKGVGNNQIRIAYVLKKESLIKAVGILKEALKVYKD
- a CDS encoding aspartyl protease family protein, with product MTHCFSQKDFNLPRKDSDKIRFELINNLIVLPVSLNGVELSFILDSGVSKPILFNITNTDSLQINEVETMFLRGLGGGESVRALKSRNNFFKIGDAVNVNQDIFVIFDQGINFTPRLGVPVHGIIGFDLFKNFIVEINYKSKFLKLHKPELYTYRNCRRCETFNLTFYNDKPYIDGQVEIEGKTQSVKLLIDSGSTDALWLFENDSLGLMPVKTLQFDDFLGRGLSGNVYGKRSKVDAFSLGGFRLENVNAAFPDSTSISFARKFEERSGSLSAEILKRFHVVMDYPNAKITLRKNGNFKSEFRYDRSGIVLEQRGMRVVREKYEKQTFDSYGRKNDDNLTVSTSESYRFKLEPAYKIVELRSGSPAERAGLIVNDIVLAINGKSTHTMSLQEAMEYFQRDIGKTINLNIEREQTFLKIQFKLEDPFKQKKLP
- a CDS encoding DUF1573 domain-containing protein, with the translated sequence MKKLALILCVALFSLSTYAQEKVAKIEFKTDVIDYGTIEKGADGVRVFEFTNTGNAPLIISNVKSTCGCTVPQKPKDPIMPGKTGEISVKYDTNRVNPIRKTITVTSNAETPTVALKIKGLVVDSNKTSVLEKKDKSVMEQ
- a CDS encoding valine--tRNA ligase; translation: MEIPSKYSASTVENKWYDYWMEHNFFHSEPDEREPYTIVIPPPNVTGVLHMGHMLNNTIQDVLIRRARLQGKNACWVPGTDHASIATEAKVVAKLRAEGIDKNDLSREEFLKHAWDWTEEYGGVILEQLKKLGCSCDWERTKFTMDDDMSEAVIKVFIDLYNKGLIYRGFRMVNWDPEAKTTLSDEEVIHVERTDKLYYVKYKIQDDDGYVTIATTRPETILGDTAICVNPEDERYAHLKGKHVIVPICNRVVPIIQDDYVDIEFGTGCLKITPAHDVNDKEIGDRHNLEVIDILNDDATLNSFGMHHEGKDRVAARMAIAKELEEMSILVKTEDITHKVGTSERTKAVIEPRLSDQWFLKMKELAEPAIKAVLEDEEVKLFPKRFNNTYRHWMENIRDWNISRQLLWGQQIPAYYYGDGKDDVVVAETIEEAVTLANQKQSAKIGNQNRLLTAEDLTQDKDALDTWFSSWLWPMSVFDGIRHPDNEEINYYYPTNDLVTGPDILFFWVARMIVAGYEYRDEKPFENVYLTGLVRDKQRRKMSKSLGNSPDALELIENYGADGVRVGLLLSSAAGNDLMFDEDLCNQGKGFANKIWNAFRLVQGWEVADIEQPESSQIALEWYEHKFQSALAEIEDHYSKYRLSDVLMTAYKLVWDDFCSWLLEMIKPAYQQPIDKKSFESIIAIFENNLKILHPFMPFLTEEIWHFIKERTPENALIVSQYPKLTTFDAALISDFETVKAIVSGIRTVRKEKNIAFKDAIELMVLNNENLDDKYNSVISKLGNISNLTVVSEPVDGALTFRVMSNEYFIPISGAIDVEAEIEKLSEELKYTQGFLKSVQGKLKNERFVNNAPDQVVEAERKKEADAKAKIETLQASLNSLK